From Arcticibacter tournemirensis, one genomic window encodes:
- a CDS encoding glycosyl hydrolase 115 family protein produces the protein MKRKGSLAFIILSLFVSLAYSQGPGQAGYIFERREKGYFPLVAEGKAAPILLSQDEWPGVRRAANSFINDIKAVADVRPLLPDRLEGNRRLVIAGTLGRNQWIDLLVKQGRIDVNSIAGKWETYLIQSVPKPFPGVDEALVIAGSDKRGTIYGIYDMSAQIGVSPWYWWADVPPKKKRAIYVQPGRHTDGTPAVKYRGIFINDEAPAFSGWTTAKFGGFNHGMYEKVLELLLRLKANYLWPAMWGRAFNDDDKLNPVLADEYGIVMGTSHHEPMNRAQQEWKLYGKGEWNYETNKEVLSGFWKKGIENMGSKETIVTVGMRGDGDMPMTEGSNIALLERIVKDQRTIISDVLKKEASEVPQMWALYKEVQDYYDKGMRVPDDVTLLLCDDNWGNIRKLPSLTEKPRKGGYGIYYHFDYVGGPRSYKWINTNSVSKIWEQMHLAYEYNARQLWVVNVGDLKPMEYPISFFLDYAWKPERWTADKLHNYSVEWAAQQFGYVHAAEIADILIGYTRYNSRCKPELLNEKTYSLLNYNEFSRVASDYRLLEDKAKKLYEVLPANYRDAFYQLVLHPVQASANLTEMYLETAKNRHYIQIGNAAAANEAADKVKVLFDKDQQISDYYNNQLADGKWKHMMDQTHIGYVSWSDPANNVMPAVTRLNPDSTKNTTSLPLYITNLTAGKPGIFKDEHGYIAIEAEHFSRAVVNDEIRWTVIPDYGNTLSGVTPWPVTSARVKTGLKTPRLEYDIDLKDSGIVSIITCVSPTIDFKHQNGLFYAVSIDDEQPQIVDISTRVDTREWETSVIGNIRKLTTRHKIGSPGKHVLKYWMVDPAVVLQKIMIDSGGLKESFLGPVYKAETER, from the coding sequence GTGAAAAGGAAAGGATCTTTAGCCTTCATTATATTGTCCCTGTTCGTCTCCTTAGCATATAGCCAGGGACCGGGACAAGCAGGCTACATTTTCGAACGGAGAGAAAAAGGTTATTTTCCTTTGGTCGCAGAAGGAAAAGCGGCTCCCATCCTTTTAAGCCAGGATGAATGGCCGGGCGTACGCCGGGCGGCGAACAGTTTTATAAATGATATAAAAGCAGTGGCGGATGTGCGTCCGCTGCTCCCGGATAGGCTGGAAGGAAACAGGCGACTGGTAATAGCCGGTACTTTAGGCCGGAACCAATGGATTGACCTTTTGGTAAAGCAAGGAAGAATAGATGTTAACAGCATTGCCGGCAAATGGGAAACTTACCTGATACAGTCCGTGCCGAAGCCCTTTCCTGGCGTTGACGAGGCCCTCGTTATTGCAGGTAGCGATAAGAGAGGGACGATCTATGGTATTTACGATATGTCGGCTCAAATTGGCGTTTCGCCGTGGTACTGGTGGGCAGATGTACCTCCAAAAAAGAAAAGGGCCATTTATGTACAGCCGGGTAGGCATACCGATGGAACTCCTGCAGTTAAATACCGGGGTATTTTCATAAACGACGAAGCCCCGGCATTTTCGGGATGGACAACGGCGAAATTCGGCGGGTTTAATCATGGGATGTATGAAAAAGTACTTGAGCTTTTGCTGAGGTTGAAGGCCAATTATTTATGGCCGGCCATGTGGGGAAGGGCATTCAACGATGATGATAAGTTAAACCCTGTGCTTGCCGATGAATATGGCATCGTGATGGGGACCTCTCACCACGAGCCGATGAACCGGGCACAGCAGGAGTGGAAGCTGTATGGCAAAGGCGAATGGAACTACGAAACCAACAAAGAGGTGCTAAGCGGGTTTTGGAAAAAAGGGATTGAAAATATGGGGTCGAAGGAAACGATTGTAACCGTGGGGATGCGTGGCGATGGGGATATGCCGATGACCGAAGGTAGTAATATTGCTCTTCTGGAGAGAATTGTTAAAGATCAGCGTACGATAATCAGCGATGTATTAAAGAAAGAAGCCTCTGAAGTACCTCAGATGTGGGCTCTGTATAAAGAAGTGCAGGACTATTATGATAAGGGCATGCGAGTGCCCGACGATGTCACATTGCTCCTTTGCGACGACAACTGGGGCAATATCCGTAAGCTTCCTTCGCTAACAGAAAAGCCGCGAAAGGGAGGTTACGGTATCTATTATCACTTCGACTATGTCGGAGGCCCGCGTTCGTATAAATGGATTAACACAAACAGTGTTTCTAAGATCTGGGAGCAGATGCACCTGGCTTACGAGTACAATGCACGGCAACTTTGGGTAGTAAATGTTGGCGATTTAAAGCCAATGGAATATCCCATAAGCTTCTTTCTGGATTATGCATGGAAACCTGAACGCTGGACGGCAGACAAACTGCATAATTATAGTGTTGAATGGGCGGCTCAACAGTTTGGTTATGTCCATGCTGCGGAAATAGCCGATATACTGATAGGATATACCCGCTATAACTCCCGGTGTAAGCCGGAACTTCTGAACGAAAAAACATATAGTTTGCTTAATTATAATGAATTTTCGAGGGTTGCTTCGGATTACAGATTGTTGGAAGATAAAGCAAAAAAGCTCTATGAAGTTCTTCCGGCTAATTATAGGGACGCTTTTTATCAACTGGTACTACATCCAGTGCAGGCCAGTGCGAATCTTACAGAAATGTATCTGGAGACAGCTAAAAACAGGCACTATATACAGATTGGGAATGCCGCAGCCGCAAATGAAGCCGCAGATAAAGTGAAAGTTTTATTTGATAAAGATCAGCAAATATCAGATTACTATAATAATCAGTTGGCTGACGGCAAATGGAAGCACATGATGGATCAAACGCATATCGGTTATGTGAGCTGGTCGGATCCTGCAAATAACGTTATGCCTGCAGTAACCAGGCTAAATCCTGACAGTACAAAAAATACTACTTCGCTGCCTTTGTATATTACGAATCTAACCGCGGGCAAACCTGGCATATTTAAGGATGAGCACGGCTATATAGCGATAGAAGCAGAGCATTTTAGCAGGGCCGTGGTCAACGACGAAATTCGCTGGACGGTAATCCCCGACTATGGCAACACGCTTTCAGGTGTAACACCCTGGCCTGTCACTTCTGCGCGGGTAAAGACTGGCCTGAAGACGCCTCGTCTGGAGTATGATATCGACCTGAAGGACAGTGGTATAGTCTCCATTATTACATGTGTATCTCCAACTATTGATTTTAAACATCAGAACGGCTTGTTCTATGCTGTTTCAATTGATGATGAGCAGCCACAGATAGTCGATATTTCTACCAGGGTGGACACTCGCGAATGGGAGACTTCTGTGATTGGTAATATTAGGAAATTAACTACCCGGCACAAGATCGGCAGTCCGGGAAAGCATGTTCTCAAGTACTGGATGGTTGATCCTGCAGTAGTTCTTCAGAAGATAATGATCGACTCAGGCGGATTGAAAGAAAGCTTCCTGGGGCCAGTATATAAAGCCGAAACAGAGAGATAA
- a CDS encoding hybrid sensor histidine kinase/response regulator transcription factor produces MTQKRIRFFFFVALFCLFAKAGSAQIGDLNFMNLGTREGLSSNIVSAILKDRYGYVWFATNDGLNKFDGTHFTIYRRNAEDPSSIISSNILSLYEDSRGNLWVGTEAGLVLYNRKMDSFINYTPGPPLSVTSICSDAKGMIWIAGYEGIRTVNPENRKVSLFKAARRADQEVVSQVGLRLFRDSRKRVWLGTKTGLYLYLAGRNTFKRFSHSNDKPSSLADNSISAISEDNKGNIWVGTNNGLSMLKPDGHNFINYRNIAADKFSLSSNIVYAVAPEPNGKLWVGTEEGLNILDPADGKVLRVERSGRNKYGLTGKSVKAILIDKHGIYWVATFRGGVNKYDKNLAFFNLRQSNSYDPYGLSAPVVTSFAPGKGNTVYVGTDGGGLNLFDVSAGMFRHIALGQSPQGHRLSILAMESVSSEIWIGTFLEGLFVLDTKTGESRQIKKGTNTISSNEIFCIKKDSRGTVWIGTNGQGVDFYDPQEKRFQHFNKHRVSVRPGFFNGYVRAIEEDWDGNIWIGSNGSGIVVYNPVSGQSRLLNQTNSKLPNDNVTSICTSGDGTVWVGTAGGGLARFNKKASSFSSYSEKNGLANGVIYKIIEDKSGKLWMSTNKGISSFDTKAGRFKNYSYYNGLQRNPFVPGAGLRLPDGRLFFGGIDGFNYFDPQQLHANRNVPRVVLTDLKISNQSVLPSASSEIKEHISVAREIHLDYKQNFSLSFVSLNYTSPEENRYLYKLENFDKEWNRVGPINTAVYTNLDPGEYVFRVKATTDAGEWTTPVTSIKIFVRPPFWLTYYAYACYILLIGLILAYMRYVGIQKLKARFAIEQERVKAQQQIEQERREAERLHEFDELRIKFLTNLSHEFRTPISLIVGPVEQLLQQETSNQKANQLNMIRRNARRLLNLVNQLLDFRNVEKKELSLNVTEGDFISFAKDVSESFRDLAERKQIHFGFRSSVRDFFTFFDHDKVERVLFNLLSNAFKFTLKGGEVLLHIENAPNSEGVIIRLEDTGVGIQEREKMKIFDRFFQSDTDSAVLNQGNGIGLSITREFVKIHGGTIEVESIEGKGSTFIIFLPLKRIEETFVLEEDSVVQVEDEERTPLENSAEKAPVASAMPVVLLIEDNEDFRFYLKDNLKSSYKVLEASNGKEGWQKVLFSHPQVVISDISMPYMNGIELCRKIKSDKRTSHIPVLLLTALTGEEDQLHGLETGADDYMTKPCNFDILDIKIRNLLALNERLKTAYSKQIKVLAPEVKVESDNEKLLSKVIRHIDDNLTNPQLSVENLSKHVGMSRGSLYTKMLELTGETPVEFIRSVKLDRAAVLLEKTEMNVGQVSYAVGFATPNYFARAFKSRFNMQPSEYISLKRSNEKSVSWVNQKNVQTD; encoded by the coding sequence ATGACCCAAAAAAGAATAAGGTTTTTTTTCTTTGTTGCCCTTTTCTGTCTGTTTGCAAAGGCCGGATCCGCGCAGATAGGGGATTTGAATTTTATGAATCTTGGCACGAGGGAAGGTCTTTCATCCAATATTGTAAGCGCAATTTTGAAGGATCGGTACGGGTATGTCTGGTTTGCTACTAACGACGGCCTTAATAAATTCGATGGAACACATTTCACTATTTACAGGCGTAATGCTGAGGATCCCTCCAGTATTATCTCCAGTAATATATTAAGCCTCTACGAAGATAGCCGGGGGAACTTATGGGTGGGAACAGAAGCCGGACTGGTTCTTTATAACCGGAAGATGGACTCGTTCATCAATTATACTCCGGGACCGCCTCTGTCGGTTACCTCGATTTGCAGCGATGCAAAGGGAATGATTTGGATCGCAGGCTATGAAGGTATAAGAACGGTGAATCCAGAGAACCGGAAGGTATCGCTCTTTAAAGCAGCGCGAAGGGCTGATCAGGAAGTTGTGTCGCAAGTCGGCCTGAGACTATTCCGCGACAGCCGCAAACGTGTATGGCTGGGGACGAAAACTGGTCTTTACCTCTATCTGGCCGGGCGCAACACATTTAAACGTTTTTCTCATTCAAATGATAAGCCCTCAAGTCTGGCCGATAACTCTATTTCGGCGATCTCCGAAGATAATAAAGGTAATATTTGGGTGGGTACAAACAATGGATTAAGTATGCTTAAGCCCGACGGACACAACTTTATAAACTACAGGAATATAGCCGCCGACAAATTCAGCTTAAGCAGCAACATTGTTTATGCAGTAGCTCCTGAGCCAAACGGCAAACTATGGGTCGGCACGGAGGAAGGCTTGAATATTCTTGATCCTGCCGACGGGAAGGTGTTGAGAGTTGAACGTAGCGGCCGGAATAAATATGGTCTTACTGGTAAATCGGTTAAAGCCATACTGATAGATAAACATGGTATTTACTGGGTCGCAACTTTCCGGGGCGGTGTTAATAAATACGACAAAAACCTGGCATTTTTCAATCTAAGGCAGAGTAATTCATACGATCCTTACGGACTCAGTGCCCCTGTAGTCACCTCCTTTGCCCCTGGTAAGGGAAACACGGTTTATGTTGGGACAGATGGCGGGGGGCTGAATCTGTTCGACGTTAGTGCAGGCATGTTTCGTCATATAGCCCTTGGTCAATCTCCTCAAGGCCATAGGCTTTCCATCCTGGCGATGGAAAGCGTTTCTTCTGAGATATGGATAGGCACTTTTCTTGAAGGATTGTTTGTTCTTGATACAAAGACTGGTGAAAGCAGGCAGATAAAAAAGGGTACTAACACAATTAGCAGTAACGAGATTTTTTGTATAAAGAAAGATAGTCGTGGAACGGTGTGGATTGGGACCAACGGGCAGGGTGTGGATTTCTATGATCCTCAGGAAAAGCGCTTTCAACACTTCAATAAACATAGAGTGAGTGTACGGCCGGGATTTTTCAACGGTTATGTGCGTGCAATTGAGGAAGACTGGGACGGAAATATTTGGATAGGTTCAAACGGATCGGGTATTGTAGTGTACAACCCCGTATCGGGACAGTCACGACTCTTAAATCAGACGAATAGTAAGCTGCCAAATGATAACGTAACGTCTATCTGCACGTCCGGCGACGGCACTGTTTGGGTGGGTACAGCCGGCGGAGGCCTGGCTCGTTTTAACAAAAAGGCCTCCTCATTTTCCAGCTATTCGGAAAAGAATGGCCTGGCTAATGGTGTGATCTATAAAATTATAGAAGATAAGTCGGGCAAGCTTTGGATGAGCACCAATAAAGGAATCAGCAGTTTTGATACCAAAGCCGGGCGATTCAAAAATTATTCTTATTACAATGGTCTTCAGCGAAATCCTTTTGTTCCGGGAGCAGGCTTACGATTGCCCGACGGCAGGCTGTTTTTTGGAGGTATTGATGGCTTTAATTATTTCGACCCTCAGCAACTGCATGCTAATAGAAATGTGCCAAGGGTTGTATTAACCGACCTGAAGATTTCAAATCAAAGCGTTTTACCATCAGCTTCATCGGAGATTAAAGAGCACATTTCGGTGGCCCGTGAGATCCATCTCGACTATAAACAGAACTTTTCGCTGAGCTTTGTTTCCCTTAATTATACATCGCCCGAAGAGAACCGCTATCTCTATAAACTGGAGAACTTTGATAAAGAATGGAATCGGGTCGGGCCGATAAATACGGCAGTATATACGAATCTTGATCCCGGAGAATATGTTTTTCGGGTAAAGGCTACTACCGATGCAGGCGAATGGACAACACCCGTTACTTCTATAAAGATTTTTGTGAGACCGCCTTTCTGGCTTACGTATTATGCCTACGCTTGTTATATTTTGCTGATAGGTCTGATTCTCGCGTATATGCGTTATGTCGGAATTCAGAAGTTGAAAGCTCGTTTTGCGATCGAACAGGAACGGGTAAAAGCACAACAACAAATAGAACAGGAACGCCGGGAAGCAGAACGCCTGCATGAATTTGATGAGCTCAGGATAAAGTTCCTAACTAATCTGAGCCATGAATTCCGCACTCCGATCTCGTTGATCGTAGGTCCTGTTGAACAACTCCTTCAGCAGGAAACAAGTAACCAAAAAGCGAATCAGCTGAATATGATCCGCCGGAATGCCCGGCGCTTGCTAAACCTGGTGAATCAGCTGCTTGATTTCCGGAATGTAGAGAAGAAAGAGCTAAGCCTGAATGTTACGGAAGGCGACTTCATTTCATTTGCAAAAGACGTCTCCGAGTCATTCAGGGATCTTGCAGAGCGTAAGCAGATCCATTTCGGCTTCAGAAGTTCCGTAAGAGACTTCTTTACGTTCTTCGATCATGATAAAGTGGAGCGGGTCCTGTTTAATCTTTTGTCTAACGCATTTAAATTCACCTTGAAAGGAGGGGAGGTGCTGTTGCATATAGAGAACGCGCCTAATTCTGAAGGTGTAATAATACGGCTTGAGGACACAGGGGTTGGTATACAGGAGAGGGAGAAAATGAAAATATTCGATCGTTTTTTCCAAAGCGATACAGATTCTGCTGTCCTTAATCAAGGCAACGGCATTGGCCTGTCCATCACGCGTGAGTTTGTAAAAATCCACGGTGGAACAATAGAGGTAGAAAGCATAGAGGGAAAGGGGTCTACCTTCATTATCTTCCTGCCTTTAAAGAGGATCGAGGAGACCTTTGTGCTGGAAGAAGATTCCGTTGTCCAGGTTGAAGATGAAGAAAGAACGCCTTTAGAGAATAGTGCTGAAAAGGCGCCTGTGGCTTCAGCAATGCCTGTTGTATTGCTGATAGAAGACAATGAAGACTTCAGGTTTTATCTTAAAGACAACCTGAAATCGTCTTACAAAGTTCTGGAAGCTTCTAACGGAAAAGAAGGATGGCAAAAAGTACTGTTTTCTCATCCGCAGGTGGTTATCAGCGACATTAGTATGCCCTACATGAATGGCATAGAACTGTGCCGTAAAATTAAATCGGATAAAAGGACCAGCCACATTCCGGTATTGCTGCTCACTGCATTAACAGGGGAGGAAGACCAGTTGCATGGACTGGAAACAGGTGCAGATGACTATATGACAAAGCCATGTAACTTTGATATTCTTGATATTAAAATCCGGAACCTGCTGGCATTAAATGAACGTCTCAAAACAGCTTATAGTAAGCAAATTAAGGTACTAGCTCCCGAAGTGAAAGTGGAGTCGGATAATGAGAAACTCTTAAGTAAAGTGATCAGGCATATCGACGATAATCTTACTAATCCGCAGCTTTCTGTCGAAAACCTTAGCAAACATGTTGGGATGAGCCGCGGATCACTTTATACCAAAATGCTGGAACTGACCGGCGAGACCCCTGTTGAATTTATACGCTCTGTGAAATTAGATAGGGCGGCTGTTTTGCTCGAAAAAACCGAGATGAACGTAGGACAGGTTAGCTATGCAGTTGGCTTTGCTACTCCTAATTATTTTGCACGGGCCTTTAAAAGCAGATTTAATATGCAGCCATCCGAATATATCAGTTTGAAACGAAGTAATGAAAAAAGTGTATCATGGGTCAACCAGAAAAATGTACAAACGGACTAG
- a CDS encoding SusC/RagA family TonB-linked outer membrane protein codes for MTKQLFNKFRKRLFLSLLYLVVSMAAYAQTKQIRGTVVDEKNEPLPGATVKAKSGKGSASTGADGRFTITVPQNEQTLTASFIGFDLREVSIAGQTNITIKMVPSSKSLEEVVVIGYGTQRREAVTGSVASISGEKMRDVPSAGITQALQGRLPGVEMAQTSSQPGAAMRIRIRGTRSLTATNDPLVVLDGIPFAGSINDINPNDIQSLDILKDASATAIYGSRGANGVILVTTQKGKKEQKAVVSYNGYHGAKSVFAPYPMMSGSELSALREAFNYQPRLGGDEAADVNTDWQDLLYRTAALTSHDLGVTGGTKGGSYNVSLGYYQDQGVIPSQQYDRLSLRASVDQEVGKYLRLGFTTNNNYNVTQGSQVGMYGALSMSPLVSPYNADGTPRRVAQMPQDQQWIYTKDVVDSLEDRWLNETKGYATYNAIYGEVKIPGIEGLKYRANVGLDFRQSNNGAFTGRGVNAIDPTTVSTASVTNSHTYHWAVENLLTYDRTFNEKHRVNAVALYSVEKTNFNQSNMSGRNIPNEDFQYYNIGSALDEVTVNPDNQKYWSRGLVSWMGRVMYSYADRYMLSATVRSDGSSVLAPGYKWHTYPAVSAGWNIGNESFMEGITAINSLKLRVGYGETSNQSVDPYRTLGILSPRPYNYGNTNATGFYVSLAPSPVLGWEYSKTWNYGLDFTILNNRLSGTVEYYVTNTEDLLLNKGLPPTAGVDRVTQNVGKTQNKGIEFSLNGQILNDVNGWSWEAGVNFYANRNKIVSLASGIQRDENNWWFVGHPINVIYDYEKVGLWQEGEPYLTNFEGNSAKPGMVKVKYTGEYDASGKPVREVGPADRQILDADPDFQGGFNTRVAYKGFDLSAVAVFQSGGILNSTLYGSAGYLNLMSGRRGNVKVDYWTPENTDAKYPAPAGLRSGDNLEYASTLGYFDASYLKVRTISLGYNFSQKLLKRSGISRLRIYGTVQNPFVLFSPYHKESGMDPEPNTTGDQSSTMAVPYSGNLSRLLTIGTNSPSTRNYLFGVNLTF; via the coding sequence ATGACTAAACAATTATTTAACAAATTCAGGAAACGTCTATTCCTATCCTTGCTATACCTTGTTGTTTCTATGGCTGCTTATGCCCAAACGAAGCAAATCAGGGGAACGGTAGTAGACGAGAAAAATGAGCCGCTGCCGGGAGCAACGGTGAAAGCAAAATCAGGAAAGGGTTCCGCCAGTACAGGCGCCGACGGGAGGTTCACGATAACCGTTCCTCAAAATGAGCAGACACTAACAGCTTCCTTCATTGGCTTCGATCTCAGGGAAGTTAGTATTGCCGGACAAACAAACATCACTATTAAGATGGTACCCAGTTCCAAGAGCCTTGAAGAAGTAGTGGTTATTGGTTACGGAACTCAAAGGCGGGAGGCTGTTACCGGTTCGGTTGCTTCGATCTCCGGCGAGAAAATGCGCGATGTGCCTTCTGCAGGTATCACGCAGGCACTGCAAGGGCGTTTGCCTGGAGTGGAGATGGCTCAAACTTCATCTCAGCCAGGCGCAGCAATGCGTATCCGTATCAGAGGTACCCGTTCGCTTACCGCTACAAACGATCCGCTTGTGGTACTCGACGGTATTCCTTTCGCCGGATCTATCAACGATATCAATCCTAACGATATCCAAAGTCTGGATATCCTGAAGGACGCCTCGGCAACCGCTATCTATGGTTCACGCGGTGCAAACGGTGTTATATTAGTAACAACCCAGAAAGGAAAAAAGGAACAAAAAGCAGTGGTAAGCTATAACGGTTATCACGGAGCAAAGAGTGTGTTTGCACCATATCCCATGATGAGCGGATCTGAACTTTCTGCACTTCGCGAAGCGTTCAATTATCAGCCAAGATTGGGAGGAGATGAAGCAGCCGATGTTAATACCGATTGGCAGGACTTACTTTACAGAACAGCTGCCTTAACAAGTCATGACCTGGGAGTTACAGGCGGCACCAAGGGAGGTAGCTATAACGTTAGTTTGGGCTATTATCAGGATCAGGGAGTGATTCCTTCTCAGCAATACGATCGTTTGTCATTACGTGCTTCTGTTGATCAGGAAGTTGGCAAATATCTACGCCTTGGATTTACTACAAACAATAACTATAACGTTACCCAAGGCTCGCAGGTGGGTATGTATGGTGCATTGAGCATGTCGCCTCTCGTTAGTCCCTATAATGCGGATGGTACGCCGAGAAGAGTAGCTCAAATGCCTCAGGACCAGCAATGGATCTACACAAAAGATGTAGTTGATTCGTTGGAAGACCGGTGGTTGAACGAAACAAAAGGCTATGCTACTTACAATGCTATCTATGGTGAGGTTAAAATTCCTGGAATTGAAGGCTTAAAGTATCGTGCAAACGTTGGCTTAGATTTTCGCCAGAGTAATAATGGAGCCTTTACCGGCAGGGGCGTAAATGCAATTGACCCTACAACAGTGTCAACAGCTTCTGTTACCAATTCACATACCTATCACTGGGCTGTAGAAAACTTACTTACTTACGACCGGACTTTCAACGAAAAACACCGTGTGAATGCAGTAGCCTTATATTCGGTTGAAAAGACCAATTTTAATCAGTCGAACATGTCGGGAAGAAATATTCCAAACGAGGATTTTCAGTACTACAACATCGGCAGCGCCCTTGATGAAGTTACTGTTAATCCCGACAACCAAAAGTATTGGTCGAGAGGTTTAGTGTCGTGGATGGGACGTGTAATGTATTCATACGCAGATCGATATATGTTAAGTGCGACAGTGCGATCTGACGGATCTTCCGTTCTGGCGCCAGGATATAAATGGCACACCTATCCTGCAGTATCCGCAGGATGGAATATCGGGAATGAATCGTTTATGGAAGGTATCACCGCTATAAACTCACTGAAGTTAAGAGTAGGGTATGGTGAAACTTCCAACCAATCGGTTGATCCTTACCGTACACTTGGAATACTGAGCCCCCGACCGTATAATTATGGCAATACAAACGCTACCGGATTCTATGTCTCTCTGGCGCCAAGTCCTGTTCTTGGCTGGGAATATTCCAAAACCTGGAACTACGGCCTGGATTTTACCATATTGAATAACAGGCTGTCGGGTACAGTGGAGTACTACGTAACAAATACTGAAGACCTCTTGCTGAATAAGGGTTTACCTCCTACAGCCGGCGTCGACAGAGTTACTCAAAATGTTGGGAAGACACAAAATAAGGGTATCGAGTTTTCTCTTAATGGCCAGATCCTAAATGATGTAAATGGATGGAGCTGGGAAGCAGGTGTCAATTTCTATGCAAACCGTAATAAAATTGTATCCCTTGCCTCGGGAATACAGAGAGACGAGAACAATTGGTGGTTTGTCGGTCACCCGATTAACGTAATCTATGATTATGAAAAAGTCGGTCTCTGGCAGGAAGGTGAGCCTTATCTCACTAATTTCGAAGGTAATTCAGCAAAGCCGGGCATGGTCAAGGTCAAGTACACCGGTGAGTATGATGCCAGCGGTAAACCTGTGAGGGAAGTTGGTCCGGCAGATAGACAGATATTAGACGCCGACCCTGATTTTCAGGGAGGATTCAATACCCGCGTAGCCTATAAAGGTTTTGATCTGAGCGCGGTAGCCGTTTTCCAGAGTGGCGGTATCCTGAACAGCACGCTTTACGGGTCAGCAGGTTATCTTAACTTAATGAGCGGACGTCGCGGTAATGTGAAGGTTGATTACTGGACTCCAGAAAATACCGACGCCAAATACCCGGCTCCGGCAGGCCTGCGGAGTGGGGACAACCTGGAGTATGCCTCTACGCTTGGCTACTTTGATGCATCTTATCTGAAAGTACGTACCATTTCTCTCGGGTATAACTTTAGTCAAAAATTGTTAAAACGTTCGGGCATCAGCAGACTGCGTATTTACGGTACCGTTCAGAATCCTTTTGTGTTGTTCTCTCCGTATCATAAAGAGTCGGGTATGGACCCCGAACCCAATACTACAGGTGACCAAAGTTCGACAATGGCCGTACCCTATAGTGGAAATCTGAGCAGGCTGCTTACTATTGGTACTAACTCGCCTTCAACGCGCAATTATTTGTTTGGTGTTAACTTAACATTTTAA